TCCAGTAACATTTTGATTCGTTATGTTCTTAATCGGCTAAAGTAAGGCTTTGGGTTGGAGACTTTTAAGACTGTACATCATGGAAGATAAAAGAAGCGCCAGTCATCGTTACAGTTCCAAAGTATTGATGCCCATTTAGAACACCGTCTGTAATCAAAGCTCTTTAAATTCTTAACCGCAGAGACCTTGGCGATTGCTAATTCTTGCCTGCTCTGATTTTAcggtttttctttctaaaaacttCTGTATGTCCCTTTTGGGGCATTGTACTGATGCTCGACTGCAGTGTCTCTGAGTAGAAGTTGGACCAACCCCAAAATGCGCTCACTTTTCTATGGGGATCAAGTGGAATGAAGGCCAGGCTGTATCGGATGCAAGCGCACAGTGCTATTGTCTCTTTGGACTTCTGAGCACTGAGCTAGCCACTTTCGCCTTTTGTATGCAGGTGTCTTATGTGTGTGTTGGGTTTTCATTCTTGGCAATACCAGCTATTCAGCAGTTGTTAAAAGTGTCAATAGTCAGTTCCTATTCTTTAGTTGCTTTCTTGCAAGTTAATAGAAACTACACATTTCCACTGTGTTATTGGAAGCTTGCAGGAAATCAAGTTGCACATGCTTAAAATGTGCTCctttaaaatatattgaattGAGGAAACTCTTGTTCAGAGAGATTTTGAACACAGTATGCTCATCTGTAATTCCTTCCACTTAAGATTACATTGCTCTACCCCGtttctattgaactcaatgggacttgcttttgaATAGGTACGTGTAGCATTAATGCTATTCATGTTTGGGATTTTGCTATTAATGACTTCAGCTTCCAAAGCCCAAATATTTTAGTGCATCAGGGGGAAGGAAACgtgttccaaaaggaaacatgttgGGAAGAATTTGCCTAGGAGGCTGAAAACAGCCCGCCATGAATTAGAAGCCATTTGCAGGTGAAATAAGCAAAACATGAAgtgatataaaaaagaaaattatttgtTTCAGATCCACACAGTAATAACTTTGGACAGAAGGTTCAGGTCCCATCaaacagtttttttggggggaggttttTAGTCAGAACATAGAAAGCACTTCCAGTGGCAACCAATATAAAACCCTTTCCCATTCCTGCCTCTTCTGCTTCATTTGCATagtgaaggaaggggggggaatggcaTTTTCATCAAAATGAGTAACATAGGCTGGACAGTCTCTCTGCTGGAGGACATGTAAAAGTAGTAAAAAATACTACTCTATTCTCTAGAGCAGGtgtccccaaacttggccctccagatgttttgggactacaatccccatcatccctgaccactggtcgtgttagctagggatgatgggagttgtagtcccaaaacatctggagatatgggtttggggatgcctgctctagagtaTGGGAAGAAAATCAGTGCTGTGGGCAGAAAACTTCCATTTCCCAGTTAAGCTATAGTAGGAAGCTGTAAGGCTATGTTGCGCCTTTGAGCTCCTCAAGACTCAGGTTTGTGGTGCTGCTGCCAAGATGCCAAATCACACAGCGTACAAAGCATGCGCCTGTAGCGGCTTTCACACAGGTGGGGTAGGAACAAAACCATATGCAAAGGCCAAGATGAGAATTAGCTTACTGCAATTCTACTGTGAAGTAAGTTCCGTTTAAGGGAGTTACCTCCCAGTAAAAATAATTAGATCAGGATGCTATTTGAAATCCCTGGTTCTTCAGCTTTACTGTCCAAATATTCTTTGATTTTTCCATTCAGATGACTTCTCAACATTTCCatttgcctctctttttttttaaatgtcactAATCCTGCATTGCGTTAATATTACCTTATTAATGTCTTGGAAAATgttgcataattataatttgaacGCTAAGGTCAACGCCAGCCTTGATGCCTGCGTGCCACTGAAACTAGCAGCTGTGCATTTAGCTTCTCCTTTGCTCTCTGTAGCCTTTTGTATAACTTGTGTCATAACATTGTGGGCTTCATTTTCCTCTCTCCATTCTAAATCACTGAATGGTGATTGGAAGGAAATTGAGAATCCCGTGATATCAGAACACAAGGCGTGTTATACTCCCCGTTacagaggggtggggaacctaaaTATTTCGCTGCTCTATTGTGAGAAATGTTTAGTAGAATGCATCAGCTGGTCCTAAGTAACAGCACTGCTTTGTACTTCGAACTCAAATATTTCAAGCAAAGTCCAACAAATTGCCTATATTATTACTGTCTTAATTGCTGTAGCTACAAACCTGCATTAATATGTTATATTAAAAAGTGCACAAACTCTTTGCACTAAAAACAACTGGTTTTGCATGTAGTATTTTCCATTCATAAAAAAAACCTACTCGCGGAAGTATAGTgtttatctgtcctaaatctcttGCGGATCTTAATGTACTGCATCTTAATGTACTGCTTTTGCAACATGCGTTTAAAATCTCAGTGCACCTTTTGCACATAGTGTGTGTTCTCCAATAAACCAAGATTGGAGAAATTCAGAACTCACCAAGCCTTCTCCCCAACTGATTTACATTGTGCCTCAAAACTTACATAATGGTTTGAAAATGACTCTGCATGATGTAAATATGGAGTAATGAAAAATACCTACATGTCTCAGAGCATGCTTAGGAACATCAGGGCAAGTAATAACTATTTTGTTCCTTGAAAGAAAAACTTTGCCTAACTCAGGTTGTATATTTTATTAAGTAGCAGAATGAAATAGTGGGATGCCTTTTTTGTGAActcctgccttttttaaaaaagtacttaaCTGTTCAGCACATAAATTCTCTTGTTGATCATTCTATCTTGTCTTCCCTTGTTCTAGCATTGCACTGAAATCCCCAGTATGGCATTCTTCAGCTTAAAAGTTCTCAAGGATAAATTGAGTGTGTGTGGAACAAAAATCCTGCAGTTATTGCTCCTTGCTAGCCTAACTATGGGCCTGGTTTTTGTCATATACATTACAATATAGCTGATTGAGTTGTTAAATGTGTGCTTGGGTGTACTACTTCAGACTGCATTTATGGAGCTCATAGGACTGTTGTATTCTACCACCCCAGAAACACCTCTTTGGAGAGGATGCCTGCCAGGGAGATTGGTCCTAGCTTTGCCTTTTCCCAGCTGTGCTAATCTTCCACGCAAgaatcctttcttttcttttctttaaaggaaGCAATCTACCTATGAGCCCCTCACCTGCTGCCTAAAGCGGTACATATATGCTTGCCTTTGTcttctgtttgagaaccaggcCCTGGTTACAGATGTTGGAAGAAACACACAAGAGCTCAGAGAATGGAATGTATGTAAAAGATAACCAATGCTAAATAAATTGATTTTGTGAAAAGGTTTTGTTTTCTGGTCTAATCTGTTTAGGTGCTTCTGTAGCTAGAGTCAAGGATGGGTATAGCCAGTAGATTTGTTCTTAGGTTTTCTTCCCAGtttcaggggaaggggaaggagaagggaaaagaCGCCTTGCGTTAGCATAAGTCATTGCACAGGCTTCTAGTAGCATGACCTTGCCAAGACAGGCTTGTCTTGAGGTCAGTGGTATAAGCAGCAGGTAGCAAACAGAAACCTGGGCGAAGCGTTGAGCAAAATTAAAGGTAAAACCCTGCAGGGGGTGGGTTGGTGCAGTACTCATCAGCATGCCTCTTAATGCAAGAGAGGCTTTAGTGAGTggacattacatattaaaaacagattaaatatttctacctggaaaaaataaaagcagatgcTTATTCCCTTCATGTTACACAATGCAGCATGTCAAGCTAACAAGAAGTATGGATTGTTACCTCATTTCCACCCTTCGTCATTTATTTGAAAGTTATTGCACATGTACCAGTACTAATGGCAAAGTCTAAGCAACAGTAATAAAACTTATCTAGTTACATTTATCCATTAAAAGACAATTTGATCTTGTCCCCTGGAAAAATATACAAAGTTATAATCTGTATTTCTATGCTCCTTCTGAAGGTTCAGAACACATTACCAGTTCAGAATTCATATAGAGAAATGTATGAACAAACTGAGGTTGTGGCAGACAGTGATGCTTCTGCATAATAAAATGGTTTTGGTCCATATCAGTATTCATTATACCCCACATTATAAAAATAAGTGTTAGTTTTTGTATAAAAAGTAGAAGTGttgcatttctctttttttcctgtaaCCCCAATTGCACAGTAGAAACCAACCAATGCCTAAATTTTAATACTGTTACAGGTATTTAATATTATACATATTGGGGGCAGCAGATAAGGGGAAAAATAAGTACCTCAAAGCAACCATGAGCCTCTGCTGCAGCCAGCTTCTCTTTAACATTGTTGTATGAAAGttaaaataaacatttgcaaTTAGTTACAAGTATAtgcattataaaatatttgcaaggTGGTAGTTTAAGTATATACACTGTACATTGTCACTAGCCAGCCTTAAGAGCAATAAGGTGGTTCTATTTACATAAAACTAGTCTTGAGAGAGAAAATGTACAAGTGAAATAAATAAGAACCTTCCGTTATTTGTTTAAAATCTGCTTAGGATACATCTGAATAGGTCCGAAAACAAAACGATGTCCCTAGCAACTGTTCCTACTGCCTTGGAAGAGTTCGGTGAAGGTCTTGTTGCATCCTGATGGAAGTGCAACTATGCTTCAATTTTCCTGGAATTAAAGGTCAAAGCATGCAAGACAGAGAGGGCTCGGCTCCCCTTCACTGCAATACAAGCACCAGAAGCATGAACAGAATATACAGGAATATTCACAAAACATACAATGTATTTTACAATTATTTAATATAAAAAGTCTAGTGATATCAAACagcataatctataaaacagacAGAGCCTAGCTCCATCAAGCCATCGTTTCCAGCAATCAAGCTAAGCAGAACATATGAAGTTGTTATCCTAGTTAGCTtcattgttgatttttttaaaagtttgggttcAAAAACCAGGCAAGCTGAACATTAGACAAACACTCCTCTTAAATATTGTCTCGTTTTCCAGAGGGGACCAGTTTAATTTAGAACCTCCGGATATTAGGCTGCATTCTTCTTGCATCCCAAAGGAACTCAACTTGTGCACTGATATATATGTCCTTCTGCATGATCAGTTATCCAAAACAACAGGAAAATATTTGAGGACAAGAGGGGGGGGGCGGAAAAAACCAAGATCTCCAAAATAAAATTATCTTGGTATGAAAACTACAAATACGATATTCTTGCTTTCCACATAGCCAAGTTTATAGATGAAAGAGCCAAGACTGCTTACTAGGAAGTTTTCACAGATTTAAGAAGGTTCTCTagttaatgcattttttaaaaaacacaccaaaaaagcattaaaaaagaaaagaaaagtttaacTGTTGAAGGCTttgattactccccccccccaaaagcaatgTTCTTAAATGCCATTACTATGATGCTGTGCTCTTATTCATATGATCAGCCAAAAGTTTCCAGGCAGTGTTAGGACACAGTGCAGTCATAACTGCCTTCTGGGAGTgggtcctcctcttcttcctctccaatCATGTCCTCATCGTGCCGCGTCATGGTGCTACTGCCAGGGTCAATTTGAGGACTGGCACTGTGGCCAGCTGAACTTCTGTTTTCTTCTGCCCTCGGGCTGGCTTGTTCTGCTGCTCTCGAGAGGTTTGCGGGCTGAAAGGCTTCCTGCTGCACTTGTTCCTCTGCTATCTCACTCAGTTTCTGGAGCTGGGGCTTGAGGACGGTTAAAAATGGCTTGTACCCAAGGCTAAAGGACATAAAAGAGAAAAGTCGTTCCAGTTAATTATCTTAAAACTCCTAATTCAGGCTTTGACCTTCTCCTGGTCATTAAAGTTCAGAACACGATGTACCTCGCACTAAACATACTCAAAACCTTTTGCTCATAAATTAATGGCTGTGGAAACACTTTTAACAGTAAAAGCCTGTATTTACTCCTATGGTGTCCCAAGTTTCCCTTATTACCCTGAAGGTGCTCCCACCATATCCCAAGTCACTGTGATTTGAGATATACATACCCTGCTTGTTCTATGGATAGATACAACCTGTTGTCACACTACTGTTTAGTTTTTTATATCACACTGTTTATATCATGCCTATTATTGAGGTCATTGAACAGTTCCTGGTTGAGACAGGTCCAACATTAAAAATTCATCCTTTAATCACCAGTGTACTTCAATGCTATGCTGAACTGCATGCAGATTTATTTGGCAGACAATGGGAGGGGATAAGGCTCATGAAACTTACCAGTCTGTAGAGGCCCATCTATCTACTGCCTGCAATCCCATCTTTATGTTCTGCAACATCTCTCCTTCAACCTCTGAAGATTGCATTAGGCTAAAAACTTGACTGATTATTGAAGATTCCCGGAGAATAAGGCCTATAATAACGCACCAGTCCAGACATCCTGCTTCCATAAAAATATGAAGCAAATACCTACAGAAGAGAAAAAAATTGAAGCAAATAGGGTAAGGCAAAACAAACTTTTTAACACCACTGCAAGACTGCTGTCCCCTTTAACCCCAACCTGCTAAGATTGGCTTCAAGGAGACATAGCAAATACTCCTCACCCCTTTACTACAAATTCCAGCCTAACTTACCGCAGCTGAACCTGTGATTTATGTGGCCCTTTACTGGCCAGCTCCAGGGAGATATGTTCCAGCTCAGATTGTGTTAAACTCAGTGTTGAGAAGTTCTCATCCACCATCGTCCAGTCTCCGTCCACGATAGAGCTTGTTTCCGTCAGGTCTGTTGCTGAACCAATGCTACATTCATCACCTGTTGAAACACTTTCATTTTAATGCGGAACTTAGAAAATCAGTACAGTACTGATCATGCCTGTATAGAGAACCCAACAGAATGACAACCTTGAGTCTGTGGTTTCCAAACTGTTAAAGGGAAGCCTTGGCTTTCCCTTCAATAAGATCGGTAATTAAGACAACTTCTCTGAAATAAAGCTTGCCAACCACAGCTGATTTCCACCCGTAATACTGAATAGGTTTTAAAAGTGTGCTCAAGAGTTCACACAGACTGTTAGTGAGGCCTGTTTAATACCCCAAGTGAAATGAGTGAACATTCTACAATATGCCCTGGAATTCTCCATGGCACACTATGGCAGTCATGCTCTAAGCATTTCTAAGCCTAGATCCATCCATTATTACCAGCACTGTTTTTGCTTAATCCATTTCCTTCTGTTCTTTAAGAATTCCAGAGGAAGACTAGAAAGCAGGAGGGAGCCACGAGATGCGCAAAGtattccctgctcccctttccctCAAGAAAACgtggaacttaccgtattttttgctctataagactcactttttccctcctaaaaagtaaggggaaatgtgtgtgcatcttatggagcgaatgcaggctgcacaactatcccagaagccagaacagcaagagggattgctgctttcactgcgcagcgatccctcttgctgtcttggcttctgagattcagaatattttttttctcgttttcctcctccaaaaactaggtgtgtcttgtagtctggtgcatcttagagagcaaaaaatacagtaaatgcattCGCAAAGGAAGCCAACTGCGCGGATGAAGGACTCACATACCTTTATTTAACAAAGGGGAGAGAAATGCCTCCTGCATGTGAGGACCATGGGAAGATGCTGCATCCATTTCTCTTTGGGAGGAACTGATGGCACCGAGCCAGCTGTGACTTCGTGGCATGTTTGGAATGCCACTGTCCACTTCCATGTTCAAAAAGCTGTCAGCAGACTGGGATTTTAAGAGTTGTTCACCTATTACTGGAAAAGGAAGCACATTAATAAACGATGGCTCCCAACAGTCAATGAACACGTGCCAAGATTTCATTCTTAATTGATACTATAGGACTTTGAATCTAAGCCaagttacgtgtgtgtgtgtgtgtgtgtatacaccaaAACAATTAAAACTGCTTATTGTAATTATTTAAGCGCAATGTAACTTGTATGCAAACCGATCTCTGAAACTCACTCTGCACAGTGAGATCAACTTTTGATTTAACACAAATACAACCAACTTGGGAATACAGAGGAATAAGGAAACTCTAGGCAATTGTACTTCTGTTCCTTCCAGATTTCGGTCAGGCCTAGAAGCTGCTTTTACTTCCTAGTTgttgaaaacaaaaaaacaacacattgagGACACAGTACCTGTCCTGTACTTCCCATTCTTCAGAGGAGAATTTATGGAACAAACTGGAATAATTGGAAACGGCCAGAGGAAGTCGTTGTGCAGTTTCTTCAAAGCTGTTACAAAATCCTCTACACGGGCAGCTCTGGTGCGTTCCTTACACAACCAGCCTATCAGCTCAAAGCCCAGCTGGGCAGCAAAGCAACCAAGGTCCTTCAGCCTGATTTCTTCCAGGAGGCGCCGGGCGTGTCGCCATAACATCATATCAATGTACATATTCTCGGCACAGTCGCTGTCTTTACTCCACCTATGGAGAGAATATCAGGACACATGACTAAAACCCAGTTAATTTGAGATTAGTTTCCACAGTACTTCTTTGCTGATCTATGCTGTGTCTTCCAAGGATTCTCACTGTGAGAATAGAATACTAGGAGGCCCATGAGCTTGATCCAGCATGGTCTTCTTAGTTTCTCAAGAGACTAGGAAGAGACCTTGTACATTCCGTTCTACCATCATGAGGATTATAGCCTCTGGTATCACATTACCTTTTGCCGGATGGACCAGAGGGCATGCTCAAGGTTTTCTGCAAGTTAAACTTGCCAGGAGGAAGGCTTTCTCCGGATTGGGACAAACTAATGCTGCGATTTCTGAAGAATTCAAAGCCACCACTTGAACTAGGTTCCTACATGGAAGAAAGCATAAAGAAAAATGTTATACAACAGCAGGGTGGGGCGGGAGGCATGGCCTGAGAGCTAAGAGAAgacacatctttttttaaaaaatcagaatttacaATATTTATTGATTATCTCTTGATCAACAACTATGTAAGCCATATAAAGTTATTACTTCCTTATTTCATTTTAATGTAACTTgccaatattaaaataatatggtttgttctcttatacagctgtaaaggtaaaaggaggtaaaggacccttggatggttaagtccagtcaaaggcgactatggggttgcagtgctcatctcgctttcaggccgaggaagctggcgtttgtccgcatacAGCTTTCCAattcatgtggccagtatgactaaaccgctactggcgcagcgggacaccgtgacagaagccagagcgcacggaaacgccgtttaccttcccgccacagtggtacctatttatctacttgcactggcgtgctttcgaactgctaggttgccaggagttgggacagagcaacgggagctcaccccattgcggggattcgaactgccaaccttatgatcagcaagcccaagaggctcagtggtttagaccacagcgccacctgcgtccctgtacaGCTGTAGATTGAACAGATGATACCCTTCAGTGTCACAGGGAGCACATTCTTTCTGCTATTAAGTATATATTACATTACTCTTTGATAATTACCCAGTAACATATATGACAGATCTATCGTGTTCATCTAACAAACCTGAGTTGTTGGTGTAGGAGGAGGTGTCTCTGACTCCCCAGAGCCAATGGCTTTCAGAAATCTGATCATGTGACGACAGAGATCCCACTTTCCCTGCTCCAAGGCAGTATTGAATAGCAAAGTTGCATGCTGCCTACTAACTGCTGGAACTTCCATGTTCTAGAGGCAACACAAAACACTTTTAGATGGGAGCCACTGATGTGAGAGTTCGTATATTATTTCTCTTACAAGGTTCAAGAAATAGCTCCTGTGgaagaaatctttttttaaaaaaatgaggattGTGGATGGAAATGCACTTTGGACCATATGTCCTCCATTGTGGAAATCtaattttacaaggacaggaagaaacaccatggacagaataattgccatacacaggaagaacaaggacatAGCTTGAGTGCCTCACTTGCAGTTTtagaaatcatttaatgtgtcaacacaaatagaagttactaatactgcagttgttgcataaggGATTATTATTGCAATCCaactgtaattgaaattaataagattttggaatgcagaaataaagaaatcatCAAACCATAAATTCTAGCAAGCGAgggggccacctaaattatataattcggtatttgaatgattggtattagtaatgtaattataaattgcttttattataatgaggctattattggattgtaattgaaaactaataaaaattattatcaggTAATCTAAATCACCACAACACCGTTTAAACACTCCCAGCCCTATCACAGAAGAGTCAGTAGGGTGGCCTGGAGGCAAGTACTATAAGGATCAATGCCCCCATATGGGAACTTCCATAGTTAAAGAATGTATGAGAGCCATTAATCATGTTTGTTCCCCTAAAAAAAATACCACTCGTGTCACAGTCCTCCCCTTCCCACCTCAGAAAGCTTTGTTTCAGTTGTTTCTGTTGAATTCAACTCTAGTCATACTCGTGAGAAGACCCTCTGAAATGGGCgtgacttactgtatttttcgctccataagacacactttttccctcctaaaaagtaaggggaatgtgtgtgcgtcttatggagcaaatgcaggtgggaggcaggtgggaaaagcccccaagagccgcacacaggcTCCGcgtggctcttgcgggcttttctacgaggtgggagaaAGACAGCCTGACATTGAGGGGCTGTCCTCCCACCTagtagaaaagcccgcaagagctgcgctctctttaaagagccgcgcctagcatgtgtgtggctcttggggggctTTTCCCTAAGGAGGGagaattccccctctaaaaactaggtgcgtcttatggagcgaaaaatatggtgcttcCATTCACTGCAATGGGTCTATACTCTGAATAGAACTTAGATGGATATAACGCATACAACAAGTAAAATGGCCCATCGCTTTCGTGCAGCATGCTCGCAGCATCTCCCTTTgggataaaatgaatgaatgcagttACCTGTAGAATAATAAGGTAAGAAGCAGCTGTGTCTAAGTCCTGGGCCATCAAACACTCTTCAAACAAGTCTTTCGGGTTCCCGACAGCAGCAAAGAGATAATTCCACAGGGCATATTCTGTCTTCCTAGCACAATGAACAACTGTCTGCAGGAAGAGGGGGAACTCTGTGATGAATTTAGCCACAGTGGGAAGCAGAGGGTCGGGAATGGGATCCCGCGAGGTAGCTTCTTCTTCCAGCACTTCGTGCAGCATCAGTTCGAGCACGTGAGGAAAGTACGGTAACGTGGCGCAGGAGTGAGCCAAAAGCAAGGCTTGTTCGCCCAGGTTCCTCACCAAAAGCTGGCGTAAAATGTGATGGAGGTAGATCTGAGATGTTCTCTCGACAATACAGAAAGGGAAGAGAACCTCTACATGTTCTGCGGCGCTGCTGTGAGTGTATAAACAGTCATAGAGCACAGTGTCATTCACAGCACCAAGAACCAAGGCATCTTCAAACAGGACGGCCAAGGGGTATATGTTAATATGGAAAGGCAACATGATCCGTCTTGAAAGAAAGGAATGCGGTTTGCGGTGGTCCCTGGGAAACAAAGGAAGCCAGACTTTCATACCTGAGCCACCGCAGCTGAGCCACAGAGCCTCCAGTAAGTGTCGTTTCTGTTTGTTAGAACGGCATGTAGTCCAAACATTTTCAACAGACTGGGCAAGAACAACTGGAGCACAAAATGGCAgctaaaaacaaaagcacaattCCTTTAAAAACTACTTTCTTTTTACCTTTTCATACAAGTttattctaaaagtctggtgtgAGCCATTCCTTTCCCATCCTCATTTTCTATCTCGTAGTGGATATGTGCAAGTATTAGATTACTAGATAACTAAACAGTTTTCACATTTCTCTTGTTACCCCTTaatagtattattttatttttaaaaagcaagcaagaaacGTAGCATTCTCTATTATTCACCTTGTTAATCTTCAATAGTAACATAACATGGCTATAAGTATATAGAGGTGAAAACACAGTTTGGTAAAGTACTACAAAACTAATGTCCAATTTGCTAGGAATTCCAGAGGCTCATTTTAgtccccctttctcctccactGGCAAAGAGACCAGAGTGTTTCACACAATTATTTATGTTTTGCGACAAAGGAATGTGTGACTGTATATACATTAATCAGAGTCAGTCTTCCTAAGTAGCTGTGGTAGGCAGACATgtgctatttaaaaacaaaaaatgaaacagtTTACAGTGAGAATCTGTGCACAAAGCAATTTTTTAAGATAGTTTCGAAATCAAGTACATACAAAAGTTGGAGCTATCCATTCAGAGAGAGTCTTAGATGGTTTAACTACACGGTTCATGCTGTGTTATAAACCCCTGCTACACATTCACAATGCATATTCTTTATACTGTTTTAGAAAAAGATCTTCTCATAGGTTAACTCACAAGTTTCCTTTGGTTGGGATTACTCTCCTTCTCTCTTATCTGTGGACCAGATCGATCCCTCTGCACCATAATTAACTGTCCTGCTAAGTTTAACATGATGCTCTCTGCTTCACAGGCCTTAAAAAAGATAAAGCTCAATTACTTCCTTCACCTCTACAGAATCTATCCCTTTTATCCTGAAATGTGAATGGGTTAACGCCACAATGATAATAAAAGCATCGTAATGTAGCCTTGTTTATTCATCCTCATCCAGTCCATCACTGATCACAGACATGAAGGACATCACTGGCTCACCTGGATTAGATGAAAAGTGAAAACAGAGCTGGGTGTCTTCAGCTCCTGGGTGACACCCATCCCTGCTAGTCCCTCTGACAATCTCTCCCAGTGGTTtagggggggggacctttttGGCCCAGTGGGCCAGGTCCTTATTTGTTTCCACCCCATGGGCCAACTCTGACATTACACCAACAAGTGATAGACGAGTGGGTTgttctgcccacctgtcaaagtcccTTGCACAGTGCCCCTCAAGTGCCCCAAAGCCAGCTGGAGAAGTGCAGTGCAAGGGGCTCTGCCATTGCTATGctctgcataaaggtaaaggaacccctgaccattaggtccagtcgtgaccgactctggggttgcggcgctcatctcgctttattggccgagggagctggcgtacagcttccgggtcatgtggccagcatgactaagccgcttctggcaaaccagagcagcgcacggaaacgccgtttaccttcccgctggagcggtacctatttatctacttgcactttgacgtg
This portion of the Podarcis raffonei isolate rPodRaf1 chromosome 17, rPodRaf1.pri, whole genome shotgun sequence genome encodes:
- the RIC1 gene encoding guanine nucleotide exchange factor subunit RIC1 isoform X3; the encoded protein is MYFLSGWPKRLLCPAEAREPPLRIQADPQRTLFAVLSRSQLGIWYNRPSVLIVSYKESSKAALQFGPYDQAEWRPDSTMIAVSTENGYIMFFHLPLARDKYLYEPVYPKGSPHMKGTPHYKEEQCAPSLNLEKKQVLDLQASITSLQSMLEDLLVATIDGFLHLIHWDGMMNGRKAINLCTVPFSVDLHSSRGSYLGFEDVHIKDMEYCATLDGFAVVFNDGRVGFITPMSSGFTAEQLHGVWAQDVLDGTCVAVNNKYRLMAFGCTNGSVQVYTIDHSTGAMQLSHKLELTPKQYPDIWNKTGAVKLIRWSPDSCVVMVTWECGGLSLWSVFGAQLICTLGGDFANRSDGTKKDPLKISSMSWGAEGYHLWVIDANSSGMEREGKNESQHFGILQFQFIKSALTVNPCISNQEQVLLQGEDRLYLNCGDAIQAQNPRNSATHSEHKAVRERGHFSDGSLDSQGLSTLLGHRHWHVVQIHNTYLEINWPIRFSAIDKMGQNVAVVGKFGFAHYSLLSKKWKLFGNITQEQNMTVTGGLAWWNDFVVIACYNLSDRQEELRVYLRTANLDNAFAHITKVQAETLLLSVFRDIVILFRADCSICLYSIKRKPNGPNPTTSIQVLQEVSMSRYIPHPFLVVSVTLTSVRTETGISLKMPQQACEAESIMLNLAGQLIMVQRDRSGPQIREKESNPNQRKLLPFCAPVVLAQSVENVWTTCRSNKQKRHLLEALWLSCGGSGMKVWLPLFPRDHRKPHSFLSRRIMLPFHINIYPLAVLFEDALVLGAVNDTVLYDCLYTHSSAAEHVEVLFPFCIVERTSQIYLHHILRQLLVRNLGEQALLLAHSCATLPYFPHVLELMLHEVLEEEATSRDPIPDPLLPTVAKFITEFPLFLQTVVHCARKTEYALWNYLFAAVGNPKDLFEECLMAQDLDTAASYLIILQNMEVPAVSRQHATLLFNTALEQGKWDLCRHMIRFLKAIGSGESETPPPTPTTQEPSSSGGFEFFRNRSISLSQSGESLPPGKFNLQKTLSMPSGPSGKRWSKDSDCAENMYIDMMLWRHARRLLEEIRLKDLGCFAAQLGFELIGWLCKERTRAARVEDFVTALKKLHNDFLWPFPIIPVCSINSPLKNGKYRTVIGEQLLKSQSADSFLNMEVDSGIPNMPRSHSWLGAISSSQREMDAASSHGPHMQEAFLSPLLNKGDECSIGSATDLTETSSIVDGDWTMVDENFSTLSLTQSELEHISLELASKGPHKSQVQLRYLLHIFMEAGCLDWCVIIGLILRESSIISQVFSLMQSSEVEGEMLQNIKMGLQAVDRWASTDCLGYKPFLTVLKPQLQKLSEIAEEQVQQEAFQPANLSRAAEQASPRAEENRSSAGHSASPQIDPGSSTMTRHDEDMIGEEEEEDPLPEGSYDCTVS